Proteins co-encoded in one Hymenobacter swuensis DY53 genomic window:
- a CDS encoding glycosyltransferase family 2 protein, translated as MSDSSSPLPVIDVIIPAYNEELSIARVLAEIPAGLVREVIVVDNNSRDRTGEVARAAGAMVLHEPRPGYGHACLAGMARCYGRPSTEQPDIIVFLDGDYSDYPEDMTALVAPLLRQEADMVIGSRALGQREAGSMLPQQLFGNWLATTLLRWLYGAHFTDLGPFRAIRREALHRIGMQDTTYGWTVEMQLKAAKLGLRSVEVPVRYRRRIGVSKVSGTVKGTLGAGYKILWTIFRYL; from the coding sequence ATGTCTGACTCGTCCTCACCCCTACCCGTTATCGACGTTATTATTCCGGCTTACAATGAGGAACTATCCATTGCCCGGGTGCTGGCCGAAATTCCGGCCGGACTGGTGCGGGAGGTGATTGTGGTGGATAACAACTCCCGCGACCGGACCGGCGAGGTGGCCCGGGCGGCTGGGGCCATGGTGCTGCACGAACCGCGCCCCGGCTACGGCCACGCCTGCCTGGCCGGCATGGCCCGCTGCTACGGCCGCCCGTCCACCGAGCAGCCTGACATCATCGTGTTTCTGGATGGCGACTACTCCGATTATCCCGAGGATATGACGGCGCTGGTGGCTCCGCTGCTGCGCCAGGAAGCCGATATGGTGATTGGCTCCCGGGCGCTGGGCCAGCGCGAAGCCGGCTCCATGCTCCCCCAGCAGCTGTTCGGCAACTGGCTGGCCACTACCCTGCTCCGCTGGCTCTACGGGGCGCACTTTACCGACCTGGGGCCGTTCCGGGCAATCCGGCGGGAGGCGTTGCACCGTATCGGGATGCAGGATACCACGTATGGCTGGACGGTGGAAATGCAGCTGAAGGCGGCCAAGCTGGGGTTGCGCTCCGTGGAAGTACCTGTGCGCTACCGGCGGCGCATCGGGGTCAGCAAGGTTTCGGGCACCGTGAAAGGGACACTAGGGGCCGGCTACAAGATTCTCTGGACTATTTTCCGGTATCTGTAG
- a CDS encoding cellulose synthase family protein produces the protein MLVLQVVLVTLYGLCLLLLLGFSLTQWQLTRLARRAYAAPAGPEPVPPLEWPRLTVQLPLYNEQYVVERLIDTCAALDYPAHRLHLQILDDSTDETVTLAAARVAHYRARGLRIDHVRRPVRTGFKAGALAHGLTLTDGELIAIFDADFVPEPDFLRRVVPHFFLDTPHGPQTGVVQTRWGHLNEEFSLLTTLQAFGLNAHFYVEQVGRQRGGHFINFNGTGGIWRRTCIEDAGGWSADTLTEDLDLSYRAQLRDWQFRYLPQVAAPAELPATMDALKSQQFRWTKGAAETARKHLGQVWRAGQPLSTRLHATFHLLNSSVFVAILLMAVLSVPLVFVRALGAQELRPAFFLAAFFLLALVPLTFYFHTAWQQAARHRRAPRPGFLGQLLLFLAFSMGLSLHNSRAVVMGLLGQKTAFIRTPKLGLIRRQGAWRGRQYRTSRLLSGLTWLEGLLTAYFLFGIGAGLYLHEYGLLPTHLLLATGYGLVFYYSLRHAA, from the coding sequence ATGCTCGTTTTGCAAGTTGTGTTGGTGACGCTGTACGGCCTGTGCCTGCTGCTGCTGCTGGGCTTCAGCCTCACGCAGTGGCAGCTGACCCGGCTGGCCCGCCGCGCCTACGCCGCACCAGCCGGCCCGGAGCCGGTGCCGCCCCTTGAGTGGCCCCGCCTGACGGTGCAGCTGCCCCTCTACAACGAGCAGTACGTAGTGGAACGCCTGATTGACACCTGCGCTGCCCTCGACTACCCCGCCCACCGCCTGCACCTGCAGATTCTCGACGATTCTACCGATGAAACCGTGACGCTGGCTGCGGCCCGCGTGGCGCACTACCGGGCCCGGGGGCTGCGCATCGACCATGTGCGGCGGCCGGTACGCACTGGTTTCAAGGCTGGCGCCCTGGCCCACGGCCTCACCCTCACGGATGGCGAGCTGATTGCCATTTTCGACGCTGACTTTGTGCCAGAGCCGGATTTTCTGCGCCGGGTAGTGCCGCATTTTTTCCTGGATACGCCGCATGGCCCACAAACCGGGGTGGTACAGACTCGCTGGGGCCATCTTAATGAGGAATTCTCCCTCCTGACCACGCTGCAGGCCTTCGGGCTGAACGCGCACTTCTACGTAGAGCAGGTGGGCCGGCAGCGGGGGGGGCATTTTATCAACTTTAATGGCACCGGCGGCATCTGGCGGCGCACCTGCATTGAGGACGCCGGTGGCTGGAGTGCCGACACCCTTACCGAGGACCTCGACCTGAGCTACCGGGCCCAACTGCGGGACTGGCAGTTCCGCTACCTGCCTCAGGTGGCCGCCCCCGCTGAGCTGCCCGCCACCATGGACGCTCTCAAGTCGCAGCAGTTCCGCTGGACCAAAGGTGCGGCCGAAACGGCCCGCAAGCACCTGGGCCAAGTGTGGCGCGCGGGGCAGCCGCTGAGTACGCGCCTGCACGCCACGTTTCATTTGCTCAACAGCTCGGTTTTCGTGGCCATTCTGCTGATGGCGGTACTGAGCGTACCGCTGGTATTTGTGCGGGCTTTGGGGGCGCAGGAGCTGCGGCCGGCGTTTTTCCTGGCGGCGTTTTTTCTATTGGCCCTGGTGCCGCTTACCTTCTATTTCCACACCGCCTGGCAGCAGGCAGCGCGCCACCGCCGGGCCCCGAGACCCGGCTTTCTGGGGCAACTGCTGCTGTTTCTGGCCTTTTCGATGGGCCTGAGCCTGCACAACTCCCGGGCAGTGGTCATGGGCCTGCTGGGCCAGAAAACTGCCTTTATCCGGACCCCCAAACTGGGCCTGATCCGACGGCAGGGGGCGTGGCGGGGCCGGCAGTACCGCACCAGCCGCCTCCTGAGCGGGCTTACCTGGCTGGAGGGCCTGCTGACGGCCTACTTCCTGTTTGGTATCGGGGCGGGGCTATACCTGCACGAATACGGGCTGCTGCCCACGCATCTGCTGCTGGCCACGGGCTACGGGCTGGTCTTTTACTATTCTCTTCGGCACGCGGCATAG
- a CDS encoding DUF2029 domain-containing protein: protein MKPVFQLSALFVSAGAYGWLAYATPRFSFEQLLLLFALAFGAYVALLKSGLALRWGLLAALLLRLLWLPALPALSDDYHRFRWDGLLFTQQVNPYQYRPDELVETSSPAAPLALQAAVPELVQPIIGQLAELYPRLNSPQYYSVYPPVCQAAFGVAAWLFPTSERGFVLVLRLLILLAEAATTGLLLALLRRFGQPPQRALWYLLNPLVIVELTGNLHFEALVTNFLLLMLWLLARGRAATAGAALALAVATKLLPLLVLPLLLRRLGWRPAGWFGAGLLVTLALLFGPFLSLELLENIGRSLNLYFRNFEFNASFYYLLRAAGQWYTGYNQIARIGPALALVVALGGLLLARTEWRPTWATLPHALLLLLTLYFLLATTVHPWYLTPLVALSVFTRARYALVWSGMAVVSYAAYRTTAYTENLGLVALEYSVVLLTVVLDTSQGRLSPQPTGPLTTAESGTATESGAVGRAAGAL, encoded by the coding sequence GTGAAACCCGTTTTTCAACTCAGTGCGCTATTTGTGAGTGCCGGGGCGTACGGCTGGCTGGCCTATGCCACTCCCCGCTTTTCTTTTGAGCAGCTGCTTCTGCTCTTCGCATTGGCCTTTGGCGCGTATGTGGCCCTGCTGAAATCCGGCCTCGCGCTCCGCTGGGGACTACTTGCGGCCCTGCTGCTGCGGCTGCTGTGGCTACCTGCTCTGCCCGCCCTCTCCGATGATTACCACCGTTTTCGATGGGACGGACTACTTTTCACGCAACAGGTTAACCCCTACCAATATCGCCCCGACGAGTTGGTGGAGACTTCCTCCCCTGCTGCTCCCCTTGCCCTCCAGGCGGCCGTGCCTGAACTGGTGCAGCCCATCATAGGCCAACTCGCGGAGCTGTATCCGCGTCTCAACTCACCACAATATTACTCCGTGTACCCGCCGGTTTGCCAGGCAGCTTTTGGCGTGGCTGCCTGGTTGTTCCCGACTTCAGAAAGGGGCTTCGTGCTGGTATTGCGGCTACTGATTCTGCTGGCCGAAGCGGCTACAACCGGGCTGCTGCTGGCTTTGCTACGTCGATTTGGGCAGCCGCCGCAACGCGCACTGTGGTACCTGCTCAACCCGCTGGTTATTGTAGAGTTAACCGGCAACCTGCATTTTGAGGCCCTTGTTACCAACTTTCTGCTACTTATGCTGTGGCTGCTTGCGCGCGGCCGGGCCGCTACTGCCGGCGCGGCCCTGGCCCTGGCCGTGGCCACTAAACTATTGCCGCTGCTGGTACTACCACTCCTGCTGCGCCGCCTGGGCTGGCGGCCGGCGGGTTGGTTTGGCGCGGGCCTGCTGGTGACGCTGGCACTTTTGTTCGGGCCGTTCCTGAGTCTGGAGCTACTGGAGAATATCGGCCGGAGCCTGAACCTGTACTTCCGCAACTTCGAGTTCAACGCCAGCTTTTACTACTTGCTGCGCGCGGCCGGCCAGTGGTACACCGGCTACAACCAAATTGCCCGCATTGGCCCGGCGCTGGCCCTGGTTGTTGCCTTGGGCGGCCTCCTGCTGGCTCGCACGGAGTGGCGGCCGACATGGGCCACATTGCCCCACGCGCTTCTACTGCTTCTGACGCTTTACTTCCTACTGGCCACCACGGTTCATCCCTGGTACCTCACACCGCTGGTGGCACTTAGCGTATTTACCCGGGCCCGCTACGCCCTGGTGTGGTCAGGTATGGCAGTGGTGTCGTACGCGGCCTACCGCACTACGGCGTACACGGAAAACCTGGGGCTGGTAGCCCTGGAATACAGCGTGGTGCTGCTGACAGTAGTTCTTGATACTAGTCAGGGTCGGCTTAGTCCTCAGCCGACCGGACCTCTCACTACTGCCGAGTCCGGTACCGCAACGGAATCGGGGGCAGTGGGAAGGGCGGCGGGTGCACTCTGA
- a CDS encoding TIGR04282 family arsenosugar biosynthesis glycosyltransferase, translating to MQHLIIFARHPELGRVKTRLAADIGAEAALAVYRQLLAHTRAVVAPLDVHKTVWLAETPHIPEQADDWTGYEQLPQPPGDLGQKMQTAFAHDLARNAEKVVIIGTDCPGLTTVHLEAAFAALDIHDVVVGPAADGGYYLLGMKKLYIDFFRNKPWSTATVLAETEADAARLQLRLHRLPELHDIDTGSDWRAWQVVAGQTSD from the coding sequence ATGCAGCACCTCATCATCTTTGCCCGGCATCCGGAGCTCGGGCGCGTGAAAACCCGTCTGGCCGCCGATATCGGGGCGGAGGCCGCGCTGGCCGTGTACCGGCAGCTGCTGGCGCATACCCGCGCCGTAGTGGCCCCGCTGGACGTGCACAAAACCGTGTGGCTGGCCGAAACTCCGCACATCCCGGAGCAGGCCGATGACTGGACGGGCTACGAACAGCTGCCCCAGCCGCCCGGCGACCTGGGGCAGAAAATGCAAACTGCTTTTGCGCATGATCTGGCCCGTAACGCGGAAAAGGTGGTCATCATCGGGACTGACTGCCCGGGCCTGACTACTGTGCATCTGGAGGCAGCTTTTGCGGCGCTGGATATCCACGATGTGGTAGTGGGGCCGGCGGCTGATGGTGGCTATTATCTGCTGGGAATGAAGAAGTTGTATATTGATTTCTTCCGGAATAAACCGTGGAGCACGGCTACGGTGCTGGCTGAAACCGAGGCTGATGCGGCGCGGTTGCAGCTACGCCTGCACCGTTTGCCGGAACTGCACGATATTGACACCGGGTCCGATTGGCGCGCTTGGCAGGTAGTGGCCGGCCAAACATCGGACTAG
- a CDS encoding rhodanese-like domain-containing protein, whose product MTAYDHMLKLLYKQTVPVVQPASLTTLLQKSAAGQVLLLDTRTPAEYQVSHLRGARFVDFDHYRETNLSGVARTQPVVVYCTVGARSEQVGAWLKEQGFRDVRNLYGGIFQWVNEGYGVVNAQGPTANVHPYSVLWRPWLKKGTPAYK is encoded by the coding sequence ATGACTGCTTACGACCATATGTTGAAGCTGCTGTATAAGCAGACAGTGCCCGTGGTACAGCCCGCCTCCCTTACTACATTGCTGCAGAAATCGGCCGCTGGACAGGTGTTGCTGTTAGATACCCGCACGCCGGCCGAGTACCAGGTGAGTCATCTACGCGGGGCGCGGTTCGTGGATTTCGACCACTACCGCGAAACTAACCTAAGTGGGGTGGCCCGCACCCAGCCGGTGGTGGTGTACTGCACGGTGGGCGCACGCAGCGAGCAAGTGGGTGCGTGGCTAAAGGAGCAGGGCTTCCGCGACGTGCGTAACCTTTACGGCGGCATCTTCCAGTGGGTAAACGAGGGCTACGGCGTGGTAAACGCCCAGGGTCCGACTGCCAATGTGCATCCGTACTCCGTGCTCTGGCGACCCTGGCTGAAAAAAGGTACTCCAGCCTACAAATGA
- a CDS encoding heme NO-binding domain-containing protein, producing the protein MHGTIFTLLKRYVQTQYDHSTWIRLLEASGLTAADFDHKNVYPDEHMYRLVGEAATMTGLSADELHEKFGEYLVPDLMYMYQRLLQPHWGTLDMLEHTESTMHRQVRTEHAENAPPVLHVTRVSPDELFIDYISKRRMGALAVGIVRGVAKYYDEADLIQVEPTTSENGEQVRIRVRRVQPA; encoded by the coding sequence GTGCACGGCACCATCTTCACCCTGCTCAAGCGCTACGTGCAAACGCAGTATGATCACAGCACCTGGATTCGACTCCTGGAAGCTTCCGGCCTTACCGCTGCCGACTTCGACCACAAGAATGTGTACCCCGACGAGCACATGTACCGGCTGGTAGGGGAGGCCGCTACCATGACTGGCCTCTCGGCCGATGAGCTTCACGAGAAGTTTGGCGAGTACCTGGTGCCCGACCTGATGTACATGTATCAGCGGCTGCTGCAGCCCCATTGGGGCACGCTGGATATGCTGGAACATACGGAGAGCACCATGCACCGGCAGGTCCGGACGGAACACGCTGAAAATGCACCCCCGGTTCTGCACGTCACCCGCGTTTCGCCCGATGAGCTGTTTATCGATTACATATCGAAGCGGCGAATGGGGGCGCTGGCCGTGGGTATTGTGCGGGGCGTAGCTAAATACTACGATGAAGCCGACCTGATTCAGGTAGAGCCCACTACCAGCGAAAACGGCGAGCAGGTTCGCATTCGGGTGCGCCGCGTGCAGCCGGCGTAA
- a CDS encoding anti-sigma factor, whose protein sequence is MNIQEYIESGILEEYALGVLNEAERTEVERIAREHPDVSRELQQVINALDAYGEAHAVTPPEGMRERVLTGWQQAIRATAEQEKAIQTADAPVASPLMAASAAPEPAATAAPQETVVRQLPLPETNSGRTRWMIAASVALLLLSALGNYLLYSRLKETEANLQVAQTEQSRYAATQKAALNERDQQLSVLRNEAFRPVELKGTPKAPEALARVYYNSQTKAVYVDVRNLPALPEGKQYQLWALDNGKPVDAGVLATATAAGDSIQQMKDIASAQAFAMTVEDAGGVASPTLSTMTVIGNL, encoded by the coding sequence GTGAACATACAGGAGTATATCGAATCTGGCATCCTTGAAGAGTACGCTTTGGGCGTCCTCAACGAGGCCGAACGCACCGAAGTGGAGCGTATCGCGCGGGAACACCCGGACGTTAGCCGGGAGTTGCAACAAGTAATAAACGCCTTGGACGCGTATGGGGAAGCCCATGCCGTAACCCCACCCGAAGGAATGCGTGAGCGGGTTTTAACCGGCTGGCAGCAGGCCATCCGGGCCACGGCTGAGCAGGAAAAAGCTATTCAGACGGCCGATGCTCCGGTAGCTTCGCCATTGATGGCAGCCTCGGCCGCTCCCGAGCCGGCCGCAACAGCCGCGCCGCAGGAAACGGTGGTCCGGCAGTTACCGCTGCCCGAAACCAACTCAGGCCGTACGCGCTGGATGATAGCAGCTTCGGTGGCATTACTGCTGCTGAGTGCGCTGGGTAATTACCTGCTGTATAGCCGGCTGAAGGAAACTGAAGCCAACCTGCAGGTTGCTCAGACGGAACAGTCGCGCTACGCGGCTACCCAGAAGGCAGCCCTCAACGAGCGGGACCAGCAGCTGTCCGTGTTGCGCAACGAGGCCTTCCGCCCCGTAGAGCTAAAAGGCACACCCAAAGCGCCCGAAGCATTGGCCCGCGTGTACTACAACTCGCAAACCAAGGCCGTGTACGTGGATGTTCGCAACCTGCCTGCTTTGCCTGAAGGCAAGCAGTACCAGTTGTGGGCCCTCGATAACGGCAAGCCGGTAGATGCTGGGGTACTGGCTACGGCAACCGCCGCCGGCGACAGTATCCAGCAGATGAAGGACATTGCCAGTGCCCAGGCTTTCGCCATGACGGTAGAAGATGCCGGTGGTGTAGCGTCACCCACGCTGAGCACGATGACGGTAATCGGCAACCTCTAA
- a CDS encoding RNA polymerase sigma factor — translation MSASTPESAALETEVLLVQRLRDRDEGAMTIFYNKYSSALYGVILRIVKKEETAEDVLQEAMVKIWHSFPSYDAEKGRLFTWVMNVCRNLAIDKIRSRQYRVGSRTQPIEESAALRQAAEPSFRPEHIGLQEMTRQLNPDQRQIVDLLYFGGFTQSEVAEELNLPLGTVKTRARAAIKVLSKLIR, via the coding sequence GTGTCTGCTTCTACTCCTGAGTCAGCTGCCCTTGAAACCGAAGTTCTGCTCGTGCAGCGTCTGCGCGACCGGGACGAAGGGGCCATGACCATCTTCTACAACAAATACTCCTCGGCCCTTTACGGTGTTATCCTGCGCATCGTGAAGAAGGAAGAAACCGCCGAGGACGTGCTGCAGGAGGCCATGGTGAAAATTTGGCACTCCTTCCCCTCCTACGACGCCGAAAAAGGGCGCTTGTTTACCTGGGTGATGAATGTGTGTCGAAATTTAGCCATCGACAAAATCCGCTCCCGACAGTACCGCGTAGGTAGTCGTACGCAGCCAATCGAGGAAAGTGCAGCGCTGCGCCAGGCCGCCGAACCGTCGTTCCGGCCTGAGCACATTGGCCTGCAGGAAATGACGCGCCAGCTGAATCCGGACCAGCGGCAAATCGTGGACCTGCTTTATTTCGGCGGATTTACACAAAGCGAAGTGGCAGAAGAACTGAACCTACCCCTCGGGACGGTGAAAACCCGTGCCCGGGCGGCAATCAAAGTACTTTCTAAACTGATTCGGTAA
- a CDS encoding NAD-dependent succinate-semialdehyde dehydrogenase, giving the protein MPIESFNPYTSRIERRFRAFSWAKTERILAQAHRTFAEWRTTTFAHRARLMHRAAELLRERQHELARLMAVEMGKPIADGRAEAVKCALCCDYYAEHAEQFLADEEIRTEAQRSFIAHEPIGVVLAVMPWNFPFWQVVRFAAPALMAGNVGLLKHASNVPQCALALEKIFHDAGFPPATFRTLLIGSDLVEKLLEDDRVRAVTLTGSEPAGAAVAATAGRQIKKTVLELGGSDAFIVLADADLEAAAKTAAQARMINAGQSCIAAKRFIIEKPVLKEFISKMKTHLLAFRTGDPLDESTQYGPLARPDLADELTLQVEDSVKQGAKVELYGGQSKPGTALFRPVMLSHVKPGQRAYSEEFFGPVAIILEAKDADDAIRLANDSRFGLGGSIWTANAQRGQELARRVEAGAVFVNSMVKSAPEMPFGGVKKSGYGRELSHLGIREFVNQKSIWVAKDEKPQASKKVE; this is encoded by the coding sequence ATGCCCATCGAATCCTTCAACCCTTACACCAGCCGCATCGAACGGCGTTTCCGTGCCTTCAGCTGGGCCAAAACCGAGCGGATTCTCGCCCAAGCCCACCGGACTTTTGCCGAGTGGCGCACCACCACCTTCGCTCACCGGGCCCGCCTGATGCACCGCGCCGCCGAGTTGCTGCGCGAGCGGCAGCACGAGCTGGCCCGTCTGATGGCCGTGGAAATGGGCAAACCCATTGCCGACGGCCGCGCCGAGGCCGTGAAGTGCGCTTTGTGCTGCGACTATTACGCCGAGCACGCCGAGCAGTTTCTGGCCGATGAGGAAATCAGGACCGAAGCCCAGCGTAGCTTTATTGCTCACGAGCCCATTGGGGTAGTGCTGGCCGTAATGCCCTGGAACTTCCCCTTCTGGCAGGTGGTACGCTTTGCCGCCCCGGCCCTGATGGCGGGCAACGTGGGCCTGCTCAAGCACGCCTCCAACGTACCGCAGTGCGCCCTGGCCCTAGAGAAAATTTTCCACGATGCCGGCTTTCCGCCCGCCACGTTCCGCACGCTGCTGATTGGCTCTGATCTAGTAGAAAAGCTCCTTGAGGACGACCGGGTGCGGGCTGTGACGCTCACCGGCTCGGAGCCGGCCGGCGCGGCGGTGGCGGCTACGGCCGGCCGCCAGATCAAAAAAACCGTGCTGGAGCTGGGCGGCTCCGATGCCTTTATCGTGCTGGCTGATGCCGACCTGGAAGCAGCCGCCAAAACCGCCGCCCAAGCTCGCATGATTAACGCCGGCCAGAGCTGCATTGCCGCCAAACGCTTTATCATAGAAAAGCCCGTGCTCAAAGAGTTCATCTCGAAGATGAAAACTCACCTGCTGGCGTTCCGCACCGGCGACCCACTCGACGAAAGCACCCAGTACGGTCCCCTCGCCCGCCCTGACTTGGCCGATGAGCTGACCCTGCAGGTAGAAGACTCGGTGAAGCAAGGAGCCAAAGTGGAGCTATATGGCGGCCAGAGCAAGCCCGGTACTGCCCTGTTCCGCCCCGTGATGCTCAGCCACGTAAAGCCCGGCCAGCGCGCCTACTCCGAGGAGTTCTTCGGCCCCGTAGCCATCATCCTGGAAGCCAAAGACGCCGACGACGCCATCCGCCTCGCCAACGACTCCCGCTTCGGGCTGGGCGGCTCTATCTGGACCGCCAACGCCCAGCGTGGGCAGGAGCTGGCCCGTCGGGTGGAGGCCGGCGCGGTGTTCGTGAACAGCATGGTAAAGTCGGCGCCGGAAATGCCGTTCGGGGGCGTGAAGAAGTCGGGCTATGGCCGGGAATTGTCTCACCTGGGCATCCGGGAATTCGTGAACCAAAAATCCATCTGGGTAGCAAAGGACGAGAAACCGCAAGCCAGTAAGAAAGTAGAGTAG
- a CDS encoding oxygenase MpaB family protein — MDYFVAKDSVVRAIWGKADTVLFIFAGAAAEFAVNKAVDWLYFTGRLPADPLGRLFSTVEYARRIVFANRQGAEQAIDTIAAIHSAVEAKRGQAIPAWAYRDVLYMLIDYSIRAFELLERQLTEPEKAEVFDVFCRVGQRMGIPELPATYAAWLPDRQLHLQQDLLHSTFTTDLYRQYRKHLGPLRYRLLLQGQRLVVPAVVRQQLRLGQHSWLRAVVPLYRYSQHAALFRWLKTSLLPPTYRAQIAALDMAPAATLPQAA; from the coding sequence ATGGACTATTTCGTAGCGAAGGATTCGGTGGTGCGGGCCATCTGGGGCAAAGCAGATACAGTGCTGTTCATTTTTGCTGGGGCGGCCGCCGAGTTTGCCGTGAACAAAGCCGTTGACTGGCTCTATTTCACGGGCCGTCTGCCCGCCGACCCACTAGGCCGGCTGTTCTCGACGGTGGAATACGCCCGCCGCATTGTGTTTGCGAACCGGCAGGGGGCTGAGCAGGCCATTGACACTATTGCCGCCATCCATAGTGCCGTGGAAGCCAAACGCGGCCAAGCCATTCCGGCCTGGGCCTACCGCGACGTGCTCTACATGCTTATCGACTATTCCATCCGGGCGTTTGAATTACTGGAGCGGCAGCTCACGGAGCCTGAAAAAGCGGAGGTGTTCGACGTGTTTTGTCGGGTGGGCCAGCGCATGGGCATTCCGGAGCTGCCCGCTACCTATGCCGCCTGGCTCCCGGACCGCCAGCTTCATCTGCAGCAGGACTTGCTGCACAGTACCTTTACCACTGATCTGTACCGGCAGTACCGTAAGCACCTGGGGCCGCTGCGTTACCGGCTGCTACTACAGGGGCAGCGGCTGGTAGTGCCTGCTGTGGTCAGGCAGCAGCTACGGCTGGGGCAGCATTCCTGGCTGCGGGCCGTGGTACCGCTGTACCGCTACTCGCAGCACGCGGCACTTTTCCGGTGGCTGAAAACCAGCCTGCTCCCACCAACCTACCGCGCCCAGATTGCTGCCCTGGATATGGCGCCGGCCGCCACACTCCCGCAGGCCGCATAG
- a CDS encoding YdcF family protein, with protein sequence MFFILSKVLDFLLSPAIWLVGLLLAGVLIRNARWRKRVLWAAAAGLLLFTNPALINEAMLAWEKPPITLRQLGYHDAGILLTGITEGRKSPHDRVYVQQGADRLLHTLWLYRAGRIRRIIITGGSGALNGTEGQTEAEELRVLLRLAGVPAHDILVETRSRNTRENALFTKELLARHPEIKSTVLITSAFHQRRAIGCFAKVGLRPTPFPAGYYSSDRKPSLAYWVLPGDQPLTLWSILLHEIAGYLVYKVLGYVS encoded by the coding sequence ATGTTTTTTATCCTCTCTAAGGTTCTGGATTTTCTGTTGTCGCCTGCTATCTGGCTGGTGGGCCTGCTGCTGGCGGGAGTGCTGATCCGGAATGCCCGGTGGCGGAAGCGGGTGCTATGGGCGGCGGCGGCCGGGCTGCTGCTGTTTACCAATCCGGCCCTGATCAACGAGGCTATGCTGGCCTGGGAGAAGCCGCCCATCACGCTGCGGCAGCTGGGCTACCACGATGCGGGAATTCTGCTCACGGGTATCACCGAGGGCCGCAAATCACCGCACGACCGGGTGTACGTGCAGCAAGGAGCCGACCGGCTTTTGCACACGCTCTGGCTCTACCGGGCCGGCCGCATCCGCCGTATCATTATTACCGGCGGCTCTGGGGCGCTGAATGGTACAGAAGGTCAAACCGAGGCCGAGGAGCTGCGCGTACTGCTGCGCCTGGCCGGTGTGCCCGCCCATGATATTCTGGTGGAAACCCGCAGCCGCAATACCCGCGAAAATGCGCTGTTTACCAAAGAGTTGCTGGCCCGACATCCGGAAATTAAGTCAACGGTACTGATAACCTCCGCTTTTCACCAGCGCCGGGCCATTGGCTGCTTCGCGAAGGTAGGGTTGCGCCCGACTCCTTTTCCGGCCGGCTACTACTCCTCCGACCGAAAACCAAGCCTCGCGTATTGGGTACTTCCCGGCGACCAGCCCCTGACCCTGTGGAGTATTCTGCTGCACGAAATAGCCGGCTACCTGGTGTACAAAGTGCTCGGCTACGTGAGTTGA